A single region of the Plasmodium chabaudi chabaudi strain AS genome assembly, chromosome: 3 genome encodes:
- a CDS encoding RNA-binding protein, putative, protein MNQIFNGNGTIVCRNIPTDINRFEITEIFNKYGPLLGDGIYFGKKNSNTFFIKYVNFKDAVKAYESLKDSKTSEHDFKVSLSKSDEIKYKAIKGDKKSLEELKNVYKNNDQIIITDEMRNEFINEINEYVPELSKKKREDSDKKKDKSFILNLLTKVDEPRENEQDNKLKEELKNYLNLNCLCAYNFDENNKLDNYLIPTFPN, encoded by the exons atgAACCAGATTTTTAATGGTAACGGGACTATAGTATGTAGAAATATTCCAACGGATATCAATCGATTTGAAATAacagaaatatttaataaat ATGGTCCATTGTTGGGGGATGGCATATATTtcggaaaaaaaaatagtaacacattctttataaaatatgttaatttCAAGGATGCTGTAAAGGCTTATGAA AGCTTGAAAGACAGCAAAACTTCCGAACATGATTTTAAAGTAAGCTTGAGCAAAAGCGAcgaaattaaatataaggCAATAAAAG gTGACAAAAAATCGCTTGAAGAGttgaaaaatgtttataaaaataatgatcaaataataattacagACGAAATGAGAAACGaatttattaatgaaataaatgaatatgtccctgaattatcaaaaaaaaaacgagaAGATTccgacaaaaaaaaagataaatcttttattttaaatctCTTAACAAAAGTTGATGAACCTCGGGAAAACGAACAAGACAACAA GCTAAAAGAGGAACTGAAAAATTACCTAAACTTAAATTGCTTATGTGCATATAACTTTGACGAAAATAACAAACTTGATAACTATCTGATTCCCACATTTccaaattaa
- a CDS encoding PH domain-containing protein, putative encodes MFKMEIVNEGWVFKESKYLKRLRKRYMILTKNFICSFKSEYYQGEKPTEILYLNKFTELTSMDDIKKIKSISSELGLEDIHLFNVCYNNRKILFVTMDKDEKNNWIRHISKQMIRPTVLVNE; translated from the exons atgtttaaaatggaaattgTAAATGAGGGGTGGGTCTTTAAAGAAtcgaaatatttaaaaaggttAAGAAAGAGATACATGATATTAACGAAAAATTTCATTTGTTCTTTTAAGTCTGAATATTATCAAGGGGAAAAACCAACCGAA ATATTGTACTTAAACAAATTTACGGAATTAACATCAATGgatgatattaaaaaaataaaatcaataTCGAGCGAGTTGGGCTTAGAAGACATACATTTGTTTAATGTTTGTTACAACAAcagaaaaattttatttgtcaCAATGGATAAGGACGAAAAAAACAACTGGATCc GACATATTAGTAAGCAAATGATCAGACCCACAGTATTGGTGAATGAGTAG